The following coding sequences are from one Saprospiraceae bacterium window:
- the mnmA gene encoding tRNA 2-thiouridine(34) synthase MnmA — protein MSKMGRVLVAMSGGIDSTVAALMLHEQGYEVIGVTMKTWDYNHTVSTNGKETGCCSLDSLQDARSLAVKMGFHHFILDIREEFGDSVIENFVEEYLAGRTPNPCVLCNTHIKWSALLKRADALDCHYIATGHYARTNHDGGRHWISKARDLNKDQSYVLWGLSQDSLARSLYPLAEWEKPQVREFARERGFESLSKKAESYEICFVPDNDYRSFIRYKEPDLSDSLKGGPFVDQTGKVVGKHEGYPFYTIGQRKGLGLAFGKPMFVTHIDPLTNTVYLGEESDLEKDELLISTANFQKWDKVVPDKEVVLKIRYKDIGHSAFLTENSEGIHAHFKTLVKGVAPGQSAVVYEGDDLVLGGIIQRSAYSLQTQTKPLHEENFIH, from the coding sequence ATGAGTAAAATGGGTCGCGTATTGGTTGCAATGAGTGGTGGCATAGACAGCACTGTGGCTGCATTGATGTTACACGAGCAAGGATATGAAGTCATCGGAGTGACTATGAAGACTTGGGATTATAACCATACTGTTTCAACCAACGGGAAAGAAACCGGTTGCTGCTCACTGGACTCATTACAGGATGCTCGATCCTTGGCAGTCAAAATGGGCTTTCACCACTTTATTCTAGACATTCGAGAAGAATTTGGAGATTCTGTGATTGAGAATTTCGTGGAAGAATATTTGGCAGGACGAACACCTAATCCTTGTGTACTTTGCAATACACATATCAAATGGAGTGCCCTTCTTAAAAGAGCGGATGCACTCGATTGTCACTATATCGCCACGGGTCATTATGCCAGGACAAATCATGATGGCGGAAGGCATTGGATCTCCAAAGCTAGGGACTTGAACAAAGACCAATCCTACGTTTTGTGGGGATTGTCTCAAGATAGTCTTGCGCGAAGCTTATACCCCTTGGCAGAATGGGAAAAACCTCAGGTCAGAGAATTTGCCCGTGAGAGAGGCTTTGAAAGTCTCTCCAAGAAAGCTGAAAGTTATGAAATCTGTTTTGTGCCGGACAATGATTACCGGTCTTTTATACGGTATAAAGAACCTGACTTGTCTGATAGCTTAAAAGGTGGCCCATTTGTAGATCAGACCGGGAAGGTAGTTGGCAAGCACGAAGGTTACCCATTTTATACTATAGGTCAGCGAAAGGGTTTGGGATTGGCTTTTGGCAAACCCATGTTTGTCACACATATAGACCCTTTAACTAACACTGTTTATCTGGGTGAAGAATCCGACCTGGAAAAAGATGAATTGCTCATTTCAACCGCTAACTTTCAAAAATGGGACAAAGTGGTTCCCGATAAGGAAGTGGTGTTAAAAATCAGATACAAGGACATCGGACACTCTGCATTTTTGACCGAAAATTCTGAGGGTATTCATGCTCATTTTAAAACTTTGGTCAAGGGAGTGGCTCCAGGCCAGTCGGCTGTCGTATATGAAGGTGATGACCTTGTCCTTGGAGGTATCATTCAACGTTCAGCATATTCTTTACAAACTCAAACCAAGCCATTACATGAAGAGAATTTTATCCATTAG
- a CDS encoding divalent-cation tolerance protein CutA: MIDSRKIIILYCPVPDEEIAVKLGSKLVHLKLAACTQYWPATSQFFWEGQAQKEGEFILWVKTFVELGELAQNFLTENHPYRTACILTLHATVNEAYYSWMKTELGE, encoded by the coding sequence ATGATCGATTCTCGCAAAATTATAATCCTTTACTGTCCTGTGCCTGATGAAGAAATTGCTGTGAAGCTTGGAAGTAAACTTGTACACCTCAAGTTAGCTGCATGTACACAATATTGGCCTGCCACCTCTCAATTTTTCTGGGAGGGGCAAGCTCAGAAAGAAGGGGAGTTCATCTTGTGGGTTAAGACATTTGTTGAGCTAGGAGAGCTAGCTCAAAATTTTTTGACTGAAAATCATCCTTACCGTACAGCTTGTATCTTGACTCTTCATGCAACCGTTAACGAAGCGTACTACAGTTGGATGAAAACTGAATTGGGAGAGTAA
- a CDS encoding sigma-70 family RNA polymerase sigma factor produces MKINHKHFNQIFNDYNKRVYALCLQYFQNEENAKDAMQECFVALYYKYDTFKQDKGDFENWFFIFCKNFIISELRKQKRKVPLEILENIPEMLNDDSESPSFLHDANLEDYIQQLPNGYKAVLELFVYHNWTHKMIAEHLNISENTSKSQFYKAKKFLSDLIQNENK; encoded by the coding sequence ATGAAAATCAACCACAAACATTTTAACCAAATATTCAATGACTACAACAAAAGAGTTTATGCATTGTGTCTTCAGTATTTTCAAAATGAGGAAAACGCCAAAGATGCAATGCAAGAGTGTTTTGTAGCATTGTATTATAAATATGATACATTCAAGCAAGATAAAGGGGATTTTGAAAATTGGTTTTTTATTTTTTGCAAAAACTTTATCATCTCTGAACTCAGAAAACAAAAAAGGAAAGTACCTCTGGAAATCCTTGAAAACATCCCCGAGATGCTAAATGATGATTCAGAGTCTCCGTCATTCCTTCATGATGCAAATTTAGAAGATTACATCCAACAACTTCCAAATGGTTACAAAGCAGTCTTGGAGCTATTTGTATATCACAATTGGACCCATAAAATGATAGCTGAGCATTTAAATATAAGTGAAAATACATCTAAATCTCAATTTTATAAAGCTAAGAAATTTTTATCCGATCTAATACAAAATGAAAATAAATGA
- a CDS encoding T9SS type A sorting domain-containing protein: MKITPFKIVIFSCFFPLYLNAIPTATAPSDIVLSCKQNVDLQLMKSNMGSPYGNIVLDISDQRTIVTKDIVCEQYCHANKYTGYPGGMSGSNSVPDRACSYYESLFDPLHPHNIFILDWGKDGIASSSKPLKIKITITDQRKCNQGLIIRNFNVSDQDGAVNVQQFIWIVQCDPYNVSEEYCNDTLKSDIVWPPGVCDQKPIRLHSCISSFEPSNPELGEPKIVENTSNCSMISITFSDELYNIQSDYCFKIDRKWLVIDWCQYDPLINPSIGRWEKIQTIEVEDNHGPSINYPDSIHVEESNSNCLGYIKMTVPGLSDDCSKVITYTFESFTGNVTGDQNTGYTITNLPKGYHTVSLIAQDVCGNKTTKKVVLSVTVARPSQISCIQNLNLSLNGLLNSSINGLSISADDITITSNDSCNTTFYKKIIRQEQLQKTQNGSNVDQAFSNCTEFLKDDDRSTQGHQIYFDDSTYVCCNDIFSEITMILRVFTTDPGEGPILPERMNDSSGDLYGKFTDCITNVQIVNAIDPEVVAPPDIVVSCEFKFDITKLKDANDPTFGKIVNNPFLREKVFTHDIVCKAFCENNKRNGYPGKIDSTISPKPVSNMACDHYYQLYDTTNKTKKYMPEWGLDGYVTGNCAMLPHITVKDERVCGTGKITRTITSYGKGNTPISDSQTIWVIDCVPFSFTPQGRSYSISSCAPNSDSIVKFIFNIDSANIDCTFLSADYQDTYKTLPDSNYCYVVYRNWKVIDWCQFNPKIPEIGIWEFTDTIAIKDLIKPTCKFNIGTCHEIDSISTSGQEFHQIDLLLSVLDNCTVPDFIRLEYSIDLFNDGSVDCRVGPLTMREFKNGIKPQFSTNLFAINNNNPFDASGQYPVGDHILSVVATDGCGNVESKNFSIQNMIDSINPTPFCQSQTITIPMPPSGCLTLWAVDFNLGSFDNCTAKDELIYYFDKKEKTVSTEFCCKNLKIKSNQAELDTVLKIWVEDRSGNSDFCNVKVRIVDLINYCDPLSIDKPILRYELEFFPNPTEGQVTIRKSNVDLIIQDIKVVNTLNGLSHFETSGFTAKENEIKLYLDDIPAGAYYIQLQTNKGQMTKKIVKMQ; the protein is encoded by the coding sequence ATGAAAATCACTCCATTCAAAATAGTTATTTTCAGTTGCTTCTTTCCATTATACTTGAATGCGATTCCTACTGCAACTGCCCCTTCTGATATAGTATTGAGTTGTAAACAAAACGTTGATTTACAATTGATGAAATCCAATATGGGATCGCCATATGGCAATATAGTATTAGATATATCGGATCAAAGGACTATCGTTACAAAAGACATCGTCTGTGAACAATACTGTCATGCAAACAAATACACTGGTTACCCTGGAGGAATGAGTGGGTCGAATTCTGTTCCAGACAGAGCTTGTTCTTACTATGAATCTTTGTTTGACCCATTACATCCTCATAACATTTTTATTCTTGACTGGGGTAAAGATGGAATAGCTTCCAGCTCAAAACCTCTTAAAATTAAAATCACGATTACTGATCAACGTAAGTGCAACCAGGGCCTCATTATAAGAAATTTTAATGTATCTGATCAGGATGGAGCCGTAAACGTTCAACAATTTATTTGGATAGTTCAATGTGACCCATACAATGTAAGTGAAGAATACTGCAATGACACATTAAAAAGTGACATAGTTTGGCCTCCTGGAGTTTGCGACCAAAAACCAATTCGCTTACACTCTTGCATCTCTTCATTTGAACCGAGCAATCCGGAATTGGGTGAACCTAAGATCGTAGAAAACACTTCAAATTGTAGTATGATCAGCATTACATTTTCTGATGAATTATATAATATTCAATCAGACTACTGTTTCAAAATTGATAGAAAATGGCTGGTCATTGATTGGTGCCAATATGATCCCCTGATCAATCCAAGTATTGGGAGATGGGAAAAAATACAAACCATTGAAGTTGAAGATAATCATGGACCTTCTATCAATTATCCAGACTCTATTCATGTCGAGGAAAGTAATTCCAATTGTTTAGGATACATTAAAATGACAGTGCCAGGGTTATCGGATGATTGCTCAAAAGTAATCACATATACTTTTGAATCTTTCACCGGCAATGTCACCGGGGACCAAAACACTGGATATACAATCACAAATTTACCAAAAGGCTATCATACAGTTTCACTGATTGCGCAAGATGTCTGTGGAAATAAAACTACTAAAAAGGTAGTTTTGTCAGTAACGGTAGCAAGACCAAGTCAAATTTCATGCATACAGAATTTAAATCTTAGTTTAAATGGTTTACTAAATTCATCAATAAACGGATTATCCATTTCCGCAGATGATATAACCATCACTTCTAATGATTCCTGTAATACAACATTTTACAAAAAAATAATAAGACAGGAGCAATTACAAAAAACACAAAATGGTTCAAATGTTGATCAAGCATTTAGTAACTGTACTGAATTTCTAAAAGACGACGACCGTAGCACTCAGGGGCATCAAATTTATTTTGACGATTCCACTTATGTATGTTGCAATGATATATTTTCAGAGATAACAATGATACTCAGAGTTTTCACCACAGATCCCGGAGAAGGTCCGATATTGCCTGAGAGAATGAATGATAGCTCTGGAGATTTATATGGAAAATTCACAGACTGCATTACCAATGTTCAGATAGTAAATGCCATCGATCCTGAGGTAGTAGCTCCTCCTGATATCGTAGTCAGCTGCGAATTTAAATTTGACATTACTAAATTAAAGGATGCGAATGATCCAACATTTGGTAAAATTGTGAATAATCCATTTTTAAGAGAAAAAGTATTCACACATGATATAGTATGTAAAGCTTTTTGCGAAAACAATAAAAGAAATGGATATCCAGGAAAAATAGATTCGACCATTTCACCCAAACCTGTATCCAATATGGCATGTGATCACTATTATCAGCTTTATGATACCACCAATAAAACAAAAAAATACATGCCAGAATGGGGATTAGACGGTTATGTAACAGGAAATTGTGCAATGCTGCCACATATTACGGTTAAGGACGAAAGAGTTTGCGGTACCGGTAAAATAACTCGAACAATAACTAGTTATGGTAAAGGGAATACTCCTATCTCTGACAGCCAAACAATTTGGGTTATTGATTGTGTCCCGTTTTCTTTTACCCCTCAAGGCAGAAGTTATTCCATATCTTCTTGTGCACCAAACAGTGATAGTATTGTAAAATTCATCTTCAATATTGACTCAGCCAACATTGACTGCACATTTTTATCTGCTGATTATCAAGATACATATAAAACTCTTCCGGATAGCAATTATTGTTATGTTGTGTATAGGAATTGGAAGGTAATTGACTGGTGCCAATTTAATCCAAAGATACCTGAAATCGGCATTTGGGAATTTACGGATACAATTGCAATAAAGGACTTAATCAAACCAACATGCAAATTTAATATAGGTACTTGTCATGAAATTGATTCAATATCAACTTCCGGACAGGAATTTCATCAGATTGATTTGCTATTATCCGTCCTTGATAATTGCACAGTACCGGATTTTATTCGATTAGAATACTCTATCGATTTATTTAATGATGGATCGGTAGATTGTAGGGTTGGGCCTTTGACTATGAGAGAATTTAAAAATGGTATTAAACCTCAATTTTCGACAAACCTATTTGCAATCAATAATAATAATCCATTTGACGCCAGTGGGCAATATCCGGTTGGTGATCATATATTAAGCGTGGTAGCAACGGATGGTTGTGGGAATGTAGAATCCAAAAACTTTAGCATTCAAAATATGATTGACTCGATCAATCCTACTCCATTTTGTCAGAGCCAAACTATTACAATACCAATGCCTCCAAGCGGTTGTCTCACATTGTGGGCAGTAGATTTCAATTTAGGTTCATTTGACAATTGCACAGCCAAAGATGAATTAATATATTACTTTGATAAAAAAGAAAAGACCGTATCTACTGAATTTTGTTGTAAAAATTTAAAGATAAAATCTAATCAAGCTGAATTAGATACTGTCTTAAAAATTTGGGTCGAAGACAGGTCAGGAAATTCAGATTTTTGCAATGTCAAAGTCAGAATTGTAGATCTTATTAATTACTGTGATCCTTTATCTATAGACAAGCCAATACTTCGATATGAGTTGGAGTTTTTTCCAAATCCAACTGAAGGGCAAGTTACGATCAGAAAATCAAATGTTGATCTCATTATACAAGACATAAAAGTAGTAAACACTTTAAATGGTTTATCTCATTTTGAAACCAGTGGATTTACTGCAAAAGAAAATGAGATAAAATTATATTTAGACGATATTCCTGCAGGTGCTTATTATATTCAGCTCCAAACGAACAAAGGTCAAATGACCAAGAAGATAGTAAAAATGCAATAA
- the ppk1 gene encoding polyphosphate kinase 1, whose protein sequence is MENNHILENHKPVPKFEYRDRDVSWLGFNYRVLQEAKDPFNPLLERIRFLAIYSSNLGEFFRIRVAHHRNLKKLGRKTKSKLEYDPNATLKLLYKIVNQQLNEFNNIFEKEIIPELRLQQIYLLKQNELNATQNKFIEDYFQENLLPFVQPVLLVQKRIRPFFNNSELYLTVVLKAKTQPGELEEGTQYAVVKIPSDHLPRFVELPSIKGRHDVIILDDIVRHSLSFLFPGYFVIDSYSIKLTRDAELYIEDEFSGDLLEKIKKSLVKRNVGPASRLVYDDAMPKEMLEYFLDLLEIKKMDLTPEGRYHNNFDFFNFPDFKNKNLKNKVFKPLKYKALMGQGIDFFQKIAFKDHLLNFPYHDYEPVIRFFEEAAKDTNVTQIKITQYRVAKKSRIMNALIEAAQRGVNVFVFIEVKARFDEAANLAWGEEMERHGVKVKYSFPGLKVHAKCALISRKIDGELKHYAYLSTGNFHEMTAKVYSDYGLFTADERYTSEVVRLFGFLENTKLPSANFKHLLVGQFNMNDDLRSMIEFEKTEALAGRKAAIFLKLNSLQDHEIIDLLYEAADAGVKIRLIVRGICCIVPGKEGMSENIDGISIVDRYLEHGRCYWFHRGGEELLYISSADWMVRNLHFRIELAFPLFDSEVKKQIIDILEIQWEDNVKARNINEGFFNQYRKSDTKRKIQSQYETYKYLKEADEDK, encoded by the coding sequence ATGGAAAACAATCATATTTTAGAGAATCATAAACCTGTTCCCAAATTTGAGTATAGGGATAGAGATGTGAGTTGGCTTGGATTCAATTACAGAGTTTTGCAGGAGGCAAAAGATCCATTTAATCCTTTGTTGGAGCGTATCCGTTTTCTAGCCATCTATTCCTCTAATCTTGGAGAGTTTTTTCGAATTCGGGTAGCACACCACAGAAACCTTAAAAAGCTAGGTAGGAAGACCAAGAGTAAACTGGAATACGATCCAAATGCTACTCTAAAGTTGCTTTACAAAATTGTAAATCAACAGCTGAATGAGTTTAATAATATTTTCGAGAAGGAAATAATACCTGAACTTCGTCTTCAGCAAATTTACTTACTCAAACAGAATGAACTTAATGCCACGCAAAATAAATTTATTGAAGATTATTTTCAAGAAAATCTATTGCCATTTGTTCAACCTGTTTTGTTGGTTCAAAAAAGGATTCGACCCTTTTTTAATAATTCCGAATTATATCTAACCGTTGTCCTTAAAGCAAAAACCCAACCAGGTGAACTTGAGGAAGGAACGCAATATGCAGTAGTTAAAATTCCCTCAGATCATTTGCCTCGATTTGTGGAACTGCCCTCGATAAAAGGGCGGCATGATGTGATTATATTGGATGATATTGTTAGACATTCATTGAGTTTTTTGTTTCCAGGATATTTTGTTATCGATTCATATTCAATAAAATTAACGCGCGATGCGGAGTTGTACATCGAAGATGAATTCAGTGGAGATCTTTTGGAAAAAATTAAAAAAAGTCTGGTCAAAAGAAACGTAGGTCCTGCATCCCGATTGGTATATGATGATGCAATGCCGAAAGAAATGTTGGAATATTTTCTGGATTTATTGGAAATTAAAAAAATGGATTTGACACCTGAAGGAAGGTACCATAATAATTTTGATTTTTTTAATTTTCCTGATTTCAAAAATAAAAATTTAAAAAATAAAGTATTTAAGCCATTAAAATATAAGGCCTTAATGGGTCAGGGAATTGATTTTTTCCAAAAAATTGCATTTAAAGATCACTTGCTCAACTTTCCATACCATGACTATGAGCCGGTTATTCGTTTTTTTGAAGAAGCTGCAAAGGATACCAATGTTACACAAATTAAAATTACACAATATCGTGTAGCTAAAAAATCGCGCATTATGAATGCGTTGATCGAGGCTGCCCAGCGAGGAGTGAATGTATTTGTATTTATTGAGGTAAAGGCAAGATTTGATGAAGCGGCAAATCTTGCGTGGGGCGAAGAAATGGAAAGGCATGGAGTAAAAGTGAAGTACAGTTTTCCAGGCCTAAAAGTACATGCAAAATGCGCACTCATCAGCAGGAAGATTGATGGTGAACTCAAGCATTATGCTTACTTGAGCACCGGAAATTTTCACGAAATGACTGCAAAAGTTTACAGTGATTATGGTTTGTTTACAGCTGACGAAAGATATACTTCAGAGGTAGTAAGATTGTTTGGATTTTTGGAAAATACAAAGTTGCCTTCTGCAAATTTCAAACACTTGCTCGTAGGCCAGTTTAATATGAATGATGATCTCAGGTCAATGATTGAATTTGAGAAAACAGAAGCTTTGGCAGGCAGGAAAGCTGCCATTTTCCTAAAACTCAATAGTCTTCAGGATCACGAAATAATAGACTTGCTATATGAAGCCGCTGACGCAGGCGTTAAAATCAGACTAATCGTTCGAGGAATATGTTGCATTGTTCCGGGGAAAGAAGGCATGAGTGAAAATATAGATGGTATCAGTATTGTGGACAGGTATTTGGAACATGGTAGATGCTATTGGTTCCACCGGGGAGGTGAGGAGCTACTATACATTTCTTCAGCTGATTGGATGGTAAGGAATCTGCATTTTAGAATTGAGTTGGCATTTCCTTTGTTTGATTCTGAAGTTAAAAAACAAATTATAGATATTCTGGAAATTCAATGGGAGGACAATGTGAAAGCACGCAACATCAACGAGGGCTTCTTTAATCAATACAGGAAGTCTGATACCAAAAGAAAGATTCAATCACAATACGAAACTTACAAATACCTGAAAGAAGCTGATGAAGATAAATGA
- a CDS encoding triose-phosphate isomerase codes for MERSRIVAANWKMNVLPSEAKTLAGQVARALPIKNVEVIICPPFTHLFSLMPFQSESLKIGAQNCNENLFGAHTGDISAQMLKDLGCSYVIIGHSERRARQSTENARISAKIHAALQAGLKPIYCCGEGLPIREKEAHIEFVKDQLESDLATLQKEHIEEIVIAYEPVWAIGTGKNASPEQAQEMHASIRKWLSARFGNDLSIQTQILYGGSVKAVNALALAKQNDIDGFLVGGASLNVDEFIKIVHSVSESAND; via the coding sequence ATGGAAAGATCTAGAATTGTTGCAGCAAATTGGAAGATGAATGTCCTTCCTTCCGAAGCCAAGACACTTGCAGGGCAGGTTGCTCGAGCTCTTCCTATAAAAAATGTTGAAGTGATCATATGCCCACCGTTTACACACTTGTTTTCACTCATGCCTTTTCAATCAGAGAGTTTGAAAATTGGTGCGCAAAACTGCAACGAAAATCTTTTCGGAGCCCATACCGGAGATATTTCTGCTCAAATGTTAAAAGATCTCGGTTGTAGCTATGTCATCATTGGTCATAGCGAAAGGAGAGCACGTCAAAGCACAGAAAATGCAAGAATTTCAGCAAAAATCCACGCTGCTTTGCAAGCAGGATTAAAACCTATCTATTGCTGTGGCGAAGGTCTCCCTATCAGGGAAAAAGAAGCTCATATAGAATTTGTGAAGGACCAGCTGGAATCAGATCTTGCCACACTCCAAAAAGAACATATTGAGGAAATTGTTATCGCTTATGAACCTGTTTGGGCAATCGGGACCGGAAAAAATGCCAGTCCGGAACAAGCTCAAGAAATGCATGCTTCCATCAGAAAATGGCTTAGTGCTCGCTTTGGCAATGATTTAAGCATTCAGACACAAATACTGTATGGAGGGAGCGTGAAAGCTGTAAATGCTCTAGCTTTGGCTAAGCAAAATGACATTGATGGTTTTTTGGTAGGTGGGGCGAGTTTGAATGTAGATGAATTTATTAAGATCGTTCATTCAGTTTCTGAGAGTGCGAACGATTGA
- the purE gene encoding 5-(carboxyamino)imidazole ribonucleotide mutase yields the protein MKVGIIMGSDSDLHIMREAAEILDHFAVSYELRIISAHRTPEAMLEYAHTAMDRGLKVIIAGAGGAAHLPGMVASASSLPVIGVPVKSKQSLDGWDSILSILQMPGGVPVATVALNAAKNAGLLAVQILSVADKQLSEKMVKYKDEMKKMVLNKDEELNRSHSQKLNERS from the coding sequence ATGAAAGTTGGAATAATAATGGGGTCAGATTCTGACCTGCATATCATGCGGGAAGCAGCTGAAATTCTGGATCACTTTGCCGTATCATATGAACTGAGAATCATCTCTGCCCATCGTACACCAGAAGCTATGCTCGAGTATGCGCATACAGCCATGGACCGTGGACTGAAGGTGATTATAGCAGGTGCCGGAGGTGCTGCTCATCTCCCTGGAATGGTAGCATCGGCAAGCTCTCTTCCTGTAATAGGGGTACCTGTAAAATCAAAGCAATCTTTGGACGGTTGGGACAGTATATTGTCTATCTTGCAAATGCCCGGTGGCGTACCAGTTGCAACAGTTGCACTCAACGCTGCCAAAAATGCCGGCCTGCTCGCTGTCCAAATACTCTCTGTCGCAGACAAACAGCTGTCTGAAAAAATGGTGAAGTATAAAGATGAAATGAAAAAAATGGTATTGAATAAAGACGAGGAACTCAATCGTTCGCACTCTCAGAAACTGAATGAACGATCTTAA
- the purK gene encoding 5-(carboxyamino)imidazole ribonucleotide synthase has protein sequence MVFSPSIFTIGVLGGGQLGKMLAMEAMRLDLNIKFLDPVIDAPVSGVCSQFVLGDFCKKADILSFAEGCKVLTIEREDILLEALEDLEIQGVNVYPQASILRIVVDKLRQKEYFLASGFDSAPFFPVNGKADIKILLESSLIQFPFVQKKRQGGFDGRGVKIVRSEEDLQDLLEGPCIVEAIAQIVTEISVIVCRDALGRQVVYEPVSMDFHPEGNMVEFLVCPADLPPDFALQAKAIALSLSAKLEHVGLLAVEMFWNKDSSIWINEIALRPHNSGHHTLDDGSVSQFENHLRAICGLPLGSTEASGPSIMINLLGSEGHTGLAQYIGMDEVMIDPHVHIHLYGKTHTKPHRKMGHVTITGTDLAAMKSKANWVKQTLRVISSETN, from the coding sequence ATGGTTTTCTCTCCTTCAATTTTTACGATTGGTGTTTTAGGTGGCGGTCAACTAGGAAAGATGTTGGCAATGGAAGCGATGCGACTGGATTTGAATATTAAGTTTTTGGATCCGGTGATTGATGCTCCTGTTTCTGGTGTTTGCTCTCAGTTTGTATTGGGTGATTTTTGCAAGAAAGCTGATATTTTAAGTTTCGCCGAAGGCTGTAAAGTGCTTACTATCGAAAGAGAAGATATTCTCCTTGAGGCTTTGGAGGATTTAGAAATCCAAGGAGTAAATGTTTATCCACAAGCTTCTATACTGCGCATTGTGGTGGACAAACTGAGGCAGAAAGAATATTTTTTAGCTTCAGGATTTGATTCAGCACCATTTTTTCCGGTCAATGGCAAAGCAGATATCAAAATCTTGTTGGAAAGTTCTTTGATACAATTTCCATTTGTGCAGAAAAAAAGACAAGGAGGATTTGATGGGAGAGGAGTTAAGATAGTTCGATCAGAAGAGGATCTTCAAGATCTTCTTGAAGGTCCATGCATAGTTGAAGCCATCGCTCAAATCGTCACCGAAATCAGTGTCATCGTTTGTAGAGATGCATTGGGACGGCAAGTGGTTTACGAGCCGGTATCCATGGACTTTCATCCGGAAGGAAACATGGTTGAATTTCTGGTTTGTCCTGCAGACCTGCCTCCTGATTTCGCTCTTCAAGCTAAAGCCATAGCTCTCTCATTATCAGCAAAGCTAGAACATGTCGGATTGCTAGCAGTGGAGATGTTCTGGAACAAGGACAGCTCCATTTGGATTAATGAAATAGCGCTTCGACCTCATAACAGTGGCCACCATACTCTTGATGACGGTAGTGTAAGCCAATTTGAGAACCATCTCCGGGCAATTTGTGGCCTTCCTCTTGGATCAACCGAAGCATCAGGTCCATCTATAATGATCAATTTGCTGGGTTCAGAAGGCCATACAGGATTGGCACAGTATATAGGAATGGACGAGGTTATGATAGATCCCCATGTGCACATTCACCTCTATGGAAAAACACATACTAAGCCTCATCGGAAAATGGGACATGTGACTATAACTGGCACGGATTTGGCTGCCATGAAGTCTAAAGCGAATTGGGTAAAACAAACACTTCGTGTCATATCTTCTGAAACAAATTAA